The [Bacillus] selenitireducens MLS10 genome includes a region encoding these proteins:
- a CDS encoding ABC transporter ATP-binding protein, with protein sequence METFKRLQMFYMPYKRFFFLSILFLLITTALTVVYPVILQITIDYVIGEGNFEWVPFVAIGFFFVMLLKSVTVYFHQYLGDLFGINAVYELRNALYKKLQFLPFRYYDNARTGDLMSRLTADVEGFRFFLSFGFAQLINVVMLISLSMGIMFYYSPMLATVTLMSMPFLIITVYKFDKKVHPAFTDIRKSFAGMTTKVQENISGMPTVKSLSKEGFEMGRFDDKNTDYKEKFIYTSNIWARYFPFMELIGQIAVVVLLGYGGWLVIQGDLQPGVLVAFFSLVWYIINPLMNLGFIVNTFSQAKASGERILQVLDEREDIFDKPGAIEVARLEGHVTFEQVRHRYDGDEQPALNDISFEAKPGMTIGLIGATGSGKTSITQLITRFYEPDRGRILIDGRPVSDYTLKTIRKNTGVVLQESFLFSSSVKDNISYGNPEATMDQIIDAAKRADAHEFIAELPEGYDTILGERGGGLSGGQKQRIAIARAICIDPTILILDDATSAVDMETEAKIQAAFQEVMKGRTTFIIAHRISSLMHADEILVLDNGNIVERGTHDELLTIEDGHYRHIYDIQYRDRHEFIQSN encoded by the coding sequence ATGGAGACGTTTAAGCGACTGCAGATGTTTTATATGCCTTATAAACGGTTTTTCTTTTTATCCATTTTATTTCTGTTAATCACGACGGCACTCACCGTCGTTTATCCGGTTATCTTACAGATCACCATTGATTATGTGATTGGCGAAGGCAATTTTGAATGGGTGCCGTTTGTGGCGATTGGTTTTTTCTTTGTGATGCTGTTGAAGAGTGTCACCGTGTATTTTCATCAGTATCTGGGTGATTTATTTGGGATCAATGCAGTTTATGAGCTGCGTAATGCCCTCTATAAAAAGCTTCAGTTCCTGCCTTTCAGGTATTATGACAATGCCAGAACCGGAGACCTGATGTCGAGACTGACCGCTGACGTGGAAGGTTTCCGTTTCTTCCTCTCGTTCGGATTTGCCCAGTTGATCAATGTGGTTATGCTGATCAGCCTCAGTATGGGGATCATGTTTTATTACAGTCCGATGCTCGCAACCGTGACGCTGATGTCCATGCCGTTCCTGATCATTACGGTGTATAAGTTTGATAAAAAGGTTCATCCGGCCTTCACGGATATCCGAAAGTCATTTGCCGGGATGACAACCAAAGTCCAGGAAAACATTAGCGGCATGCCGACGGTCAAATCGCTCTCAAAAGAGGGTTTTGAAATGGGACGTTTTGACGACAAGAACACCGATTATAAAGAAAAATTTATTTATACATCGAATATATGGGCGAGGTATTTCCCGTTCATGGAACTGATCGGTCAAATTGCTGTTGTGGTCCTCCTTGGTTACGGGGGCTGGCTTGTGATTCAGGGCGATCTTCAGCCCGGTGTTCTCGTAGCTTTCTTCAGTCTCGTCTGGTACATTATTAATCCGCTCATGAACCTTGGGTTTATTGTCAACACGTTTTCACAGGCGAAGGCATCCGGAGAGCGGATTCTGCAAGTGCTTGATGAGCGTGAAGATATCTTTGATAAACCGGGAGCCATCGAAGTGGCCCGCCTTGAAGGCCATGTCACATTTGAGCAGGTCCGTCACCGTTATGATGGCGATGAGCAGCCGGCATTGAATGATATCAGCTTTGAAGCGAAGCCGGGGATGACAATCGGTCTGATCGGTGCTACGGGCTCCGGTAAGACCTCGATTACGCAATTGATTACCCGGTTTTATGAGCCTGATCGGGGCAGGATTCTGATTGACGGGCGACCGGTTTCCGATTATACCCTGAAAACCATTCGGAAAAATACGGGTGTCGTTCTTCAGGAATCATTCCTGTTCTCTTCATCGGTAAAGGACAACATCTCCTACGGGAATCCCGAAGCGACGATGGATCAGATTATCGATGCAGCCAAAAGGGCTGATGCCCATGAGTTTATCGCGGAGTTGCCAGAAGGCTATGACACAATTCTCGGTGAGCGGGGCGGCGGATTGTCGGGCGGTCAAAAACAACGCATCGCGATTGCCCGTGCCATCTGTATCGATCCGACGATCCTGATTCTCGATGACGCCACGAGTGCGGTCGATATGGAGACGGAAGCAAAAATCCAGGCTGCCTTCCAAGAGGTAATGAAGGGAAGAACAACGTTTATCATCGCACACAGGATTTCGTCACTTATGCATGCAGATGAGATCCTGGTCCTCGATAACGGCAATATCGTCGAACGGGGCACACATGATGAGCTTTTGACGATTGAAGATGGTCATTATCGCCACATCTATGATATTCAGTACCGCGATCGGCATGAATTTATCCAATCCAATTAA
- a CDS encoding ABC transporter ATP-binding protein, protein MSAQTNRDQEAGSRTLKRFHYSTDQAIEKPFNWKQMLRLFSFMKPYAKTILPIAILGMVLSTAVRLFAPILIGSFALDHIIEHGDVNFLWIMVGVIAFMYVISYIGNTLRIKYMNKLGQLVIFDMRKKLFNHIQRLSHRFFDQRSAGSILVRITNDVNSLQDLFTNGVINLLMDLIMLIGIVILLFVISPSLTVAIMIVLPLMFFISTRLRRNIRRSWQDVRIKQSMINSHLNESIQGIRVTQSYTQENENIGFFKKMNQTNFEAWRNATQKSAMFRPFVEMSGAIGTAILLSFGVFLIQMEALTIGEFFAFSLYIGMFWEPISRLGQVYNQLLVGMASSERIFEFLDEQPSVPEKMNAKTLKDIDGHIQFDHVEFAYDEKRKALHDMSIEIKGGQTVALVGHTGSGKTTIVNLISRFYDPTKGRILLDGHDLRDIRLDSLREKVSIVLQDTFIFSGTIMDNIRFGRPDATDEEVKQAAYTVGADGFIQELPNGYETEVEERGNILSVGERQLISFARALLADPQILILDEATAAIDTETEQIIQAALRKLLHGRTAIMIAHRLSTIREADRIFVLEQGKILEQGDHDDLMAQRGEYYELVKSQFNALNTG, encoded by the coding sequence ATGTCTGCACAAACAAACCGCGATCAGGAAGCCGGTTCAAGAACGCTGAAGCGATTCCATTATTCAACAGATCAGGCGATTGAGAAACCGTTCAACTGGAAGCAGATGCTGCGGCTCTTCAGCTTTATGAAACCTTACGCAAAGACGATTCTTCCAATTGCGATCCTCGGGATGGTGCTGTCGACGGCTGTGCGTTTATTTGCGCCTATTCTGATCGGAAGCTTTGCTCTTGACCATATAATCGAACATGGTGATGTGAATTTTCTCTGGATCATGGTCGGGGTTATCGCCTTTATGTATGTTATTTCCTACATAGGGAATACACTGAGGATCAAATACATGAACAAGCTTGGACAACTTGTGATATTTGATATGCGTAAAAAACTCTTTAATCATATTCAGCGTCTGTCTCACCGGTTTTTCGATCAAAGGTCGGCGGGGTCGATTCTCGTCAGGATCACCAACGACGTGAACAGTCTCCAGGATTTATTCACGAACGGGGTCATCAATCTCCTGATGGATCTGATTATGCTGATCGGGATTGTGATTCTGCTCTTTGTCATCAGTCCTTCATTGACTGTTGCCATTATGATCGTGCTGCCATTGATGTTTTTTATCTCCACGAGACTGCGCCGGAATATCCGACGTTCGTGGCAGGATGTGAGGATTAAGCAGTCGATGATCAATTCGCATCTCAATGAAAGCATTCAGGGAATCCGTGTAACTCAGTCATATACGCAGGAAAACGAAAACATCGGCTTTTTTAAGAAGATGAATCAGACGAACTTTGAAGCATGGCGAAATGCGACGCAAAAAAGTGCCATGTTCCGGCCTTTTGTGGAAATGAGCGGGGCGATCGGGACCGCAATTCTGCTCTCCTTCGGTGTATTCCTCATTCAGATGGAGGCATTGACGATCGGTGAGTTCTTCGCGTTTTCTCTTTATATCGGGATGTTTTGGGAACCGATTTCGAGGCTCGGGCAGGTGTATAACCAGCTGCTTGTCGGTATGGCATCATCAGAGCGGATCTTTGAGTTCCTCGATGAACAGCCTTCTGTTCCTGAAAAAATGAATGCAAAAACTTTAAAGGATATAGATGGTCACATTCAGTTTGATCACGTCGAGTTTGCTTATGATGAGAAAAGAAAAGCTCTTCACGATATGTCGATCGAAATTAAAGGCGGTCAGACCGTTGCCCTTGTTGGACATACAGGCTCCGGTAAAACAACGATTGTCAACTTAATCAGCCGTTTTTATGATCCGACGAAAGGAAGAATCCTTCTCGATGGGCATGATTTAAGGGATATTCGTCTCGACAGTCTCCGTGAGAAGGTCAGTATTGTTTTACAGGATACATTTATATTTTCAGGTACGATCATGGATAATATCCGCTTTGGCAGACCTGATGCGACAGACGAAGAGGTAAAACAGGCGGCTTACACGGTAGGCGCAGATGGATTTATTCAGGAGCTTCCGAACGGGTATGAAACGGAAGTGGAAGAACGGGGAAATATTCTGTCTGTCGGAGAGCGGCAGTTGATTTCCTTTGCCAGGGCGCTTCTCGCAGATCCGCAAATCCTGATTCTGGATGAAGCGACGGCCGCAATTGACACGGAAACCGAACAGATCATTCAGGCGGCTCTCCGTAAACTGCTTCATGGTCGAACGGCGATTATGATCGCGCACCGTCTTTCTACGATCAGGGAAGCAGACCGGATTTTTGTTTTGGAACAGGGGAAGATACTTGAGCAGGGGGATCATGATGATCTCATGGCTCAGAGGGGTGAATACTACGAACTGGTCAAATCACAGTTTAATGCCCTGAATACCGGATGA